The Coffea arabica cultivar ET-39 chromosome 6e, Coffea Arabica ET-39 HiFi, whole genome shotgun sequence genome contains the following window.
AGTTTGcaggaaaaaatagaaataaggGTTTTTGTTTCGTTTTGGAAGGAAAGAAGGTTAAATATGAATGTGCTGCAACTAGGACTGGGAACTGGCCATATGGCAGGAATGGTTGGACCAATCAACCAAGCAAGTGGTCAGTAACCTAATCCTTGTACACAACACATTAATAACTGTTAATTATCTCTGATAAATGTAACAACTTAAGCCTTTACGTAGATGTTATAACCTAGCTACCTCGTAGTCGTGTGCGGCAGGGAGATAATGCCTGGTTTAATCTGACCTCCTGCTTAATCATGGCGTATTTCTACTGTACAATGAGGTCTATTTCTTATGCAGCTTAATTGCTAAGCATTTGGGTTGGACTGAAGTAAGAATATTCCTCATTTACTTTCAGTTTCTTGTACCTCAAGTTTGAGCTTGCATGGGATAGAACGCGGAGCTTATATGGATACGCAAGTAAAACCCAGATCAAAGTACTCTTTGAAGCTCACATTCCTGGCAGCAGCAGACACATTATTACACGACAACTATTGCTCGCATACGCTTTTCCATCCATATCTTCCGCTGCTTTTGTGTAAACTTTCCATTTCTTAGATGATAATGATGAAGAGATCaaaactttcttctttttttttttaatacagaTTTACACAAAAAATCCATAGTTTTGGAATGCAAAATCTATTATTCGTTTGACCATAATAAACATGTGCAATAAAATACCAATTATCATACATTAACTTTACATGGTTCAagtgtaaatttaagtaatattTTTGCTCCTTTATTTATGTATTCGTAACCTTTGACTCCTAAAAGCAAATGTTACACCCCATTTGTCTCCTCTGAGCTCAGTCGAAGACTTCTTCTATTCCATCATATGTAACTAAATGTCTAATCTTCAAAGATTCAGATGTTTTTCTTAGAAAAAcacaatgaaaagaaaagagggaaactttcaatttcctagagatCGATATATAGTCATCTAAATAGACAGCTTATCTATGATAACAAAGGAAGCAAAAGAGGACTGAAGGAGAGATCGGAGTAGAGATTCGAAATCCGTGGAACCTTCAAACCCCAGGGTACCTCTTGATTAAGGTTAAAGGTGCAACAAACATTAATGGTGCCTAAAAATTAGCGAATACTCAACTAATCAGGTTGGAGGGCTATTATTATCTCAACCAGTGATCAGTGAAGTGTGTTTTGTCTGTCAACGCCCCACATATATAAGAACGCATGCTATTATTTTAGCCAAAATTTGAGGATTAGTGGAGTTGTTGTGTATTGTTGCCATTTTTTATTTCCCAAAAACCGAATTTCCTGGTACATGTCTGGTCTCTGCCCAATGAGAGTTATGGGAGATCAAGTCAATATGTGACAGCAGACGCAACGCATGACCTCGATCTTCTTTAGTTGTAATGCATTACCTCTTTAAAATCATGGATATAAACAAAGCCAATCAGTGAGAAAACAAACGGCATCCTTTTCTGTGGTTCTTTGCTCGATCTGCTTGTCGTCGCTTTTCGGCTGTATGCCTTTTTCTCTGGTCCGGCACATTGGATTTTTCTTCATCACATTTTTGCTTCTTCGTTTGGTTCCTCTTTTCGTCTCTTTTGCCGGCAAATTCAACGAGAACGAGTATGGTTTGCTATCCTTGATCAGTTGGATAGCTGAACCGCTGTTATCAAATTGCACGATCAAGGACAATGTTGGTCCACCAAAGGATTAATCCTGAATAATTATTTGTACAAATTAACTATGCAAATAGTAACTTAACTTTTGGTTCTCGGACCTTCTGGATGCATGTAGTGTACAATTGCACTATTTCACAAGCACATAAAACCTATATGTGTGGGTTAATTAGTGTACTTATATGCACCCGGTCTATAAAGAATACCCTGACAAGTTATTCttgttaattttcttttgacGTCTAATCATACCGCTAAACTGGACTCTATTATTCCCTCTAATCATCACTTAACATGAACAAGTCAAGAACGTATAAATCGTGATAAAGGTGGGACAAAAATCGCACTAATTACTCAAATTGGTAAAAGTCAAAATTTAACCCTCTAGATAATAATGCAGTACTGCGGACCTTAACATCCACCGGCCCTTTGTGGATTGTATAATCTTCTGGTTCATGAACTTAGCCTTGAGCCATTCATCCCCAAGGCAAATGCTCCCAGCAGAAGTAAGTTACGACTCAGTGAAATAAATAAGCTTGTAAATGCtactctactttttttttttttctcaattttcaacGTTTCACATTTTAATCTTACCTACCTTTCAACTATATATCATGGACAACCTTGTTCAAGCGTGCTGGTAGTCGAAGATGAAAATGCATTCAGCTCGTCGCCTTATCCCAGACCCACCAAAGGGCTTTTGTTTCTCTCTGCTGCACTTTTCTTTCTGGTTTTAAAGTTTCCCAGAAGAAGTAAAAATAGATATTTTAGGGACACAAAATGATAACGCACGCCACGATGCAACCTTCAGTAAGTGGACGGCCAGGAACGTGTTTTGCAAAAATTTAAACGTTAAAGGTTTTAACTCTATAGGCTAAAAAAGATAATATACTAGTGGCATATAAAACAAGTAAATTCAAGACAAATTCTTCTTTACTTCTGGCTTAGTTCAAGAATCAAGGCAAGGCAACTAGCTAGCTCCGCCCTATTTCACCGAGAAATGAgattcaaaaaaacaaaaaacttatTACCGGTATGTGTtaggttaaaaaagaaaaagaaaagaaattcctTGGGGTTCTCACTCAACCAAGGAGTTGTTTAAATTAAGGTTAAAGCTCTCAACACAAGGAGATTGGAAATTTAGTCTAAGTGGGGGAAGTAGGCTATGGGAGACACGGGAACAGCGCCCACGTTCTCCTCATATCTGACTCCCCCTTTCTTTATTGCTCTTTCTTCCTCACACACACATTACACGCACTAATTTAACAAAGGACAAGTGATACTCTTGACAATATGTTGTGTATCCAATCTAGGAATAAATATATCTCCTCCCTGGCCTCTCTTCTCTTGTGATTCTCCATAAATACTGTAATATCATCAATACCCCAAAGCCTTCTCTCCTTCTCTCTCTCGCTCATACATAATAGTTGGCTTGTCATCCAGTCATCCACCATCCACTTGTGGACGAGTTTCTTGATCAAGTGATCATGGTAGGTCATCTCAGGACCGGGTTTcattttgttgttgttggtgttttatttttaatttattttttggttgtAGAAAAAATTAGTTTGAATTGAGGGAATTGAGTTAACTTGAAATTTAATATGATGATCATATGTAAAAATATAAATCTGTAGGGAATTCACAAGCCTGCGTGGTTGGAAGCGCTGTATGTGCAGAAATTTTTCGTGCCATGCTCAATTCATGAAAGTGCAAAGAAGAATGAAAAAAACATCTGCTGCTTGGATTGCTGTACAAGTATTTGTCCGCACTGCGTCATGTCTCATCGATTCCATAGGCTTCTTCAAGTTCGACGTTATGTATATCATGATGTTGTTCGATTGGAAGACCTAGAGAAACTCATTGACTGCTCCAACGTTCAGGTAATCAGAAATATCTAACCTGAAAATATGGCCATGTTCTAGtgcttaaacttgatttttctACTTGAATTTCCCTCTATATCGTGCCAATAAATGAGCTGATCAACACCTATATTGTAACAACCTGCAGGCTTACACAATTAACGCTGCAAAGGTGGTGTTCATCAAGAAAAGACCTCAAAACAGGCAATTTAAGGGGTCCGGGAATTTTTGCACCTCTTGTGATAGGTGTCTCCAAGAACCCTTCATTCATTGTTCTCTTGGGTGCAAGGTAAATTCCAAATTCAAGTCGATTTTCGATTCTGTGAGTCTCACATCCCACAGACATATCTTCTTTAGCAAAATGTACTACTAAATACTTGTTCGTCTATGGAGCCCAAATATAATCATCATACAATTATCATGAATGTTGTCGAAATTAATTTGCTTTTATAGGGTAATACTTAAACACGATAGTTTTGCATGTATTACAAGTTGTGGTTGTAAAGTCTTGGAAATTATGATGGTAAGTAGCAAAATTTCGTGATCGTTTTAATGACAACCAGGTTGACTTTGTGCTTAAACACTACAAGGACCTCTCTCCATTTCTGAGGGCATGCAAAGTCTTACAACTTAGTCCAGACTTCTTCATTCCTCAAGATTATGGTGATGATGAAATGACAAATGAGACCCCTCATTCAACAATTGTGGACTGTGACGAGCCATTGAGCTCCTCATCGGGCTCTTCGGGGTCTGAGAATATGAGCTTTATGTGCACCGAATTTGTGAGGAAGAAGAGAAGTGGATTATACGTTTGTGGAAGATCAGCAACTAAGATCACAGATGAGGATATGGCTACAAGCATGAGTAGAAGAAAAAGAGTTCCCCATAGATCACCACTATGCTAGACAGTTCTAAAGATAATTAATAGTAACTTTTTACTACTTAGTTCTTTGAGATTTGACCGACTCGATCAggcaacaattgtcaccatccTTCCCCTTCCCCAAAACCCAGCCTAcccacaacaaaaaaaaaaaaaaaagaaaaagaagaaaaagaggtcCAAAAAGAATCCTCTCCTCCTCATTGTGGGTTAATTAATTTACTTGGTCGGGCTGTTTTGTCTTAATGGCATCACGTGATTCCCAATTCCAAGTTATGGTTTTGTACATTTTGTCTTGAGATTTTCACGTTGTACTATTCGTTCTTAATTCAGGTTATGATTATAGAGCCGTTTTTGGTGTATTTACTGCTAATGTTTTCTTCAAATACAATTCATTAGTAGGGTCGTACCTTTCTTTTGCTGTAAGCGAAACGTAGCATTTGTTTTAACAATCCTGGAACCTCAATTGTTACTCAATTAAGGTGAAGAATTTGTTGGACAAGTTCATCATACATACAATCACTGCTTTCCGTGAATATTTCTGAATACTTCCACAACATATAATAAAATGGCTTAAGCACATGTATATAGGAGGTACAATTTCAATTGCAGAGTGTGAATTATGTGCTATTTATGTGGTTATAAACTGGCTTAAGGTTTCGTTAGACCGTTATACAGCAGTAGCAAAATATTTACTCGACGTTTACATGTAGATCTTGAGGAATAGCTTTCTTAGAAcacaaaatatttttattttcgttCATCGTTGCGACTAACCATAGAAAAATGTTGTAAACGATGAAGCAATTAACATCTGCTAGTTATAAGGACAAAAGGCGAATTTGGCACTAAACACAAAAGAATCTTCGACTTCATTTCCTACAAGTGAGTTCCTTCTATGTTCTACCATCAAGTCATCAGCATGGGTAAAACATCGCATGTTCctcccaaaaaaataataataataatcatcgCATGTCACGGAAGTGGTAAAGCCTTTTGGAAGGGAAACCCTGAATTAAAGTGCATAGCAATTCCCCATAAAACTATTAATGAAGGACGTATAAATGTTTGTCTCCCAAACTTGATGGAAATTTCACTATATTGAGAAGAGCATTCAATAGTATTGCTTTGGATACTGGCCCAAAGATGCCTCAAAATTTTGTTGCAGTCGAGTGCA
Protein-coding sequences here:
- the LOC113694828 gene encoding protein RGF1 INDUCIBLE TRANSCRIPTION FACTOR 1-like; this encodes MGIHKPAWLEALYVQKFFVPCSIHESAKKNEKNICCLDCCTSICPHCVMSHRFHRLLQVRRYVYHDVVRLEDLEKLIDCSNVQAYTINAAKVVFIKKRPQNRQFKGSGNFCTSCDRCLQEPFIHCSLGCKVDFVLKHYKDLSPFLRACKVLQLSPDFFIPQDYGDDEMTNETPHSTIVDCDEPLSSSSGSSGSENMSFMCTEFVRKKRSGLYVCGRSATKITDEDMATSMSRRKRVPHRSPLC